The Ruegeria sp. YS9 DNA segment TAGCGTCCTGTTCACCCCTGAAGGTGGACACACCAAACAGGTCGGTTTTTTGTGGGCACCTAATTGGACAATCGTGTTCCTGGCCGTCCTGCCGTTGTTCTTGGCTCTTTTGATCGAACTGTTGCGCTGCTGGAAAGAGGAATGGCGGCCGGAACTCGTGGCACTTGGAGATCCGTCGTCTCCAAGTGCCAGTTGGGAACGCAGGCTTAGGGCTGCATCCTATACGTTCTGGGCAACGTTCTTCATTACGGTGATAGTGGCATCCGGTTACAACTGGACCGCAACACACCTCATCCCATTGCTGAATGGGGACACAGGCTCGTGGCCTGTTGATTGGGGCCGGATAGCAATCGTTCGCCCAGAACTCATTTCCGTGCCGAGTGCGATAGCGTTCTCAGGGCTGGTATTTCTATACAACGGTTTCGCTGCATATTTTTTCTTCACGGGCCATATCCTTCTTCACCTGATGAAGCATGACTATCTGGATCTCGCCAAACGTCTGGAAAACAGGTTAGACAAGGAGACTGGCCGCGAATTTCAGAGCATCAGTCTCGCTCTGATGTATGGAATCTACCGATGCACAGCCTTGGGGGTGGTGATCACTATCATGATGAAGCTCCAATCGAGCTTTCTTCAATCTGATAGCAGCAACCTAATCAAATGGCTGGTGGCCGATTTCCAATCTTTGTTTGGAACCAACAATTCCAACGTCTCGGAAAGAGTTTCTTTCGGGATTGCGCCGGGGTTCTATTACAGCTTCTTTTGCCTGCTGGCGATTGTTGGGACATTCGCAAATGCGTCGATAAAGATAAGGTGGATGATGGCGCGGCTTAACGTTGCTAAGTCAGGCAATCGGTTCCTGTCACCTTGGGCGATAATGGATGGCAGCATGGCTTTGCTCGTTGTCAGCTATTTCCTTATCGGTGCCCTACCCGGATTTTCCATATTCCTGCTTTTTTCGCTGGTCGTAACAGGATACTTGCTCACCAAACCTGCCTCCCCGTGGGGTCAGAGTTCCCGATAAGAAAGGTAGACATGAATCGTACTGGTGTGTTGGAAGAAGCGCCATTCTTCCCTGATGTGGCC contains these protein-coding regions:
- a CDS encoding RcgA family putative transporter encodes the protein MEKRGKFFVPPPKDGSDFKELFKHLTDVGAGRPVDQDGLPQGPWTPELLARAISQINANRNGIELRTVQLWFQENDKGISADNIRWLARIFGCGDPDASGAWQAELSAANRRLIEKRRKKKAGSQTQPGSDEAQRHEVENVAVIATPVAPRQTGRRFNLVIQTEAIFGNQSSMALPLVVFTGACALALIAFTLNVHSVLFTPEGGHTKQVGFLWAPNWTIVFLAVLPLFLALLIELLRCWKEEWRPELVALGDPSSPSASWERRLRAASYTFWATFFITVIVASGYNWTATHLIPLLNGDTGSWPVDWGRIAIVRPELISVPSAIAFSGLVFLYNGFAAYFFFTGHILLHLMKHDYLDLAKRLENRLDKETGREFQSISLALMYGIYRCTALGVVITIMMKLQSSFLQSDSSNLIKWLVADFQSLFGTNNSNVSERVSFGIAPGFYYSFFCLLAIVGTFANASIKIRWMMARLNVAKSGNRFLSPWAIMDGSMALLVVSYFLIGALPGFSIFLLFSLVVTGYLLTKPASPWGQSSR